The region AGTAGCTAATACATCAAAACTTATCAGGTCTTATCCCATCTTTTGATGGTGGATTAAATTATACAGCATTTTAATGTATTAGGATTGTTTGAtggataaacttatacaatacaatagaAGCAGCAAACAACTGATAAGCCTAACATATATTGTATTAGCTTATAcaatcaggcctaatacaatgCTCCAAACGGGCCCAAGCTTCCTTTGAGGAAGTAGTTAAGAAACTTTCTGAAACATGAGTCATCCAAGTATTGTTGGATGAGAGTCAGGACTTGATGATCattcttccttgtctttgacataGTATCATTTTCAATTTGAGACAACCCTTCTCCATTTTGTAGCTCCTCATAACCTTTCTATATTTCTCCCACACAGTTTGAAATCCAAGCAATGTTTTCATGCGAAGACACCATTTTGAAATCCATTGTGTATCCATTGCTCGCCATCTCTATGCTTATCTCAATTGATACCACTTTGTTAGAGGAAGAGAGGGGGGTTTCTAAGAGAAATTTCAAATCAAGCTCTCGTGATACCACTTTGTTAGAGGAAGAGTGGGGGGTTTCTAAGAGAAAACTCAAACTTACTTGAAATCAAATGCCTGAGTCTTTATAGGTACAAAGGAGAATTTTAGACGTTCTCCTAGAGTCTTTCTTAATTTTATACTCACTACAGATTTTTCTACACaactatttaattatttttcttctagATTTTACATAGAAAACTCAAATAGCTATGTAGAACTATATTTCACATTATAGATAACAAGGAACCAAAAACTAATTTAGAGTGAGAAAACTTCTCACTTTTTATAGCAGATAAAACACTGAACAGCACGATTAATACTTTCCAGTTTCAGTACAGAAAAACACGGTGCCACAATCTCATTCTTAGGTTCATATCTGGGTGGATGACAGCATAAATGAGTAATAATAAAACTCAAAATTAGACaccaaaaactatttttttagtAATTCCAAAAGTATGCTCCACAAATCGTCTTTAATTAATAGCAATCAAATAAAGGGCGTGGATGCAAGGGCAGCAGCGAGGGGGGAATGGCCCGTGAAATTAACCCTCCTTTGCAGACCCAACAGGCAACTATTAACTCAACTTAACGAATGGCTTCGCAAATTCAATCACCTTTTAAGTTGTAATACTAAATATGAActtcaatcaaaatctatcagTTTGGCTCCACCTAACAAGAACCATACACTAATCTTTCAGTAAACCAACCATCAACATACCTCAAGAAAGCCAGGGTCAGATATTGTTCAAAAGCACTCCAAATGAAATAGCTAATTAGAATACTGAATATCATACAAAGAGAAATTTATCGTAGACAGCATACGGAATGGGAAAACTCTCCCCAAATGTTTTGGGGGGGGGGATTTTAAAACTCATCCTAAACTCTACAACCCAATTAACAAGGTGACTTGACAACTTGAAACtgtctttatcctttttttttgaagttacaCTTAGTGATCAGATCCAACCCAATTAACAAGGTGACTTGATAAAAAGCTGGCCCTAATTCATATCAGAGATGTACAAATAAGGTGGTTAATTCAGGGAAGGGGGGGGGGACTGGACTTAATTCAAAGGCAGAAATACTATGGATTCACAATACTATTCCATCTCTGCACCCTAAAAGGAAATTCCACAATTGCAACTGCActatatttgaaaattttaaagatgATGAACTGGTGTATAGCTAACAAGAACATACACTAACCTTCAGTACACCATCAACAAACCTCAAGAAAGCAAGGGTAAAAAATTGCTCACAAGCATTCCAAATGAAACACCTAATCAGAATATTGAATGCATACATACTGAAATCTGTCAAAAAAATTCACTTAAGGAACAAAATAGCCCTCCCCAAACAtaagcaagaaaaaaaaaaactctcatcCTAAACTTAACAAGTTCTCTTGAGTGTTCACGACTTGTACCTGCCGGTAATGTATCCTCTCTTTTTGTAAAGATACACTCAGTGATCAGACCAAAACTAACTAACAAAGTGAAATTAACAAAAAGCTGTACTTTATTCAGATCGGAGTAGAATTAAACTGACCTAATTAAAAGGCagaaaaaatattgatgcacaaGTACTATTCCATCTCAATACCCCTCACTTACAGAACACATTTAAAAGGAAATGCCACAATTGCAACCACCCCATATTTGGAAATCTGAAAGATGATAGAGTGGAGTTGTTCATAATATACTATTCACTATACAGGCTTTCTGGATTACTTTGCTCTTCACCCCCAACAAAAACAAATGCAAAAAACTAATCATTATGATATGATACATAAACAGGTGTGGAGAAAGCACACAACATACCAAGTCCTAACTATAGTTTATTATTATTGGCTTAGTGACTAAGGGTTCTGAGGCATGGAAATATAAAGACACAGAAGGTCCATAGTCTGTCTGAACGACCCTCAAATGTACACACTCCTGCCATATACACACTGCTAGATGGTAAGATATTCAAACAGATTCACACTGTACTTCCAGCACCATAATGTTGAAAATTAATATCAAATGCAGCTAAGTAGTGGAGCTAGACCCCATAAACTGATAAAGAGTGGATGAAAGATTTGTACATAAACAGGTGTGGAGAAAGCACACTGCATTCTTAGTCCTAACTCCTAACTAAAGTTCATTATTAGCTTAGTGACTCAGGGTTCTGAGGCATGGAAATATAAAGAGACAGAAGGTCCATAGTCTGTCTGAACTACCCTCAAATGTACGCACTCCTGCAATATATACACTGCTAGATGGTAAGATATTCAAACAGATTCAAACTGTAATTCCAGCACCATAATGTTGAAAATTAATATCAATATAAAATACAGCAAGGTGGTGGAGCTAGACCCCAGACCTGATAAAGAGTGGACGACGGATTTGTatacaaaaatataaatattaccTATGAAGCAGAGATACTCTCCTTCTAAAGGTGTAGAGTTTCTGACACTAACATCTGTCTGAAATGGTAGGAAACATGTTTGGACACTCCTCTAAATTATTAAAGAATCACTTTTCATTGGCTTGGACATGTAGCAGACACTTATTGAAGACTTAGCCAACAGTCAAATAAGACATAACACTGGAAGGATGTTActctcattaaaaaaatatcattttgtGTTTAGATAATTTTTAGAGAAGTCAACTTAAAATATCAAAAGAACTTGGATcctgaaaatttaagaaattttTCCAATAGACCTCATTTGGGAAGGACACAATTCCCCTTGTTCATCCTTGCACTTCACACATGTTTATATAGGCACCAAAATTAAGAGGAGCTAATCTTGACCGGATAAACCTTCCATGAATGGTTAGGATTATCTCCTCTAATGTATTCAACTAATATGTTCCTTATACACACACATCTCTTTCTGTATGGGCATGTGCCCTGGTGTCCTATATCGAGTATCATTATCCGCGTCAATTTGTGTATGTATGTATCTTATTTAGTGTATGTGTATGTATCGGTATCAAGGCTCAATAGACTAATACTGCTACAAAGTACAAACACTGCGAATTGATGAGTGCAAACCTTCAAATTTCATGAAAAAGATAGACATAATGTAGGTTCTCTGTGGATGTAACACTATACCTAGTCTAAACTTCCAACCTAAAGCTACAGTCAGCTAAACCCCTTCCACAGCTACACAATATGAATCGCAACACAACCAAGAAAATCCGACTCATCTAATGGCTACACATAACATAAAAAAATGTCCAAGCCTAGGTGAAATTAAGTTAACCTATATCATCAATGATCTGTATGGCGAGAGAGAAGCATTTCGATTTAGCACATCCACatcaaaaaattgagaaaaattcTGCAAGTAGTCATAGCAAAATTGGACATGATCAATGCAAAAcaatataaaataacaaaacaTTGAAAAAACCAAAGCGTAACTCAGGAATGCCTTATCCACATTCAACAAAACGATAATAATCACAAAAAGCGAGTCAACAATCTCATAACATAAAGCATCAGCAAAAATTAACATGAGAAAACTAGAATTAACAATGCTCAGAAATTTGTCAGTTATACCATTATTACACCCAACCTAGTTTTATTTGTCTCTTTGAAAACCTGAAAATCCAAACCAGTGTTCGTCGATTCCGAATTCCGATCTGAATTCAAGACGATTCTGCGGAATCGCTATTGGCGGCGAGGCTGCTCTCCATCCTGAGACGCTCAAGGGCTTTCTCATGTGCCCAGGTTTCGATGGTCAAATCGGGCTTAGCATTGAGACCAACGCCGAGAATCACGATGGTGAGGAAGCTGGTGATGTAGCATGGAAGTTCCCAATCTTCCCACTTGCGAGATTCTCCTGGTGGTGGCGGTGTCCGATTGAAGGGTAACCCCTTGGGATGCTCCTCGTGGCCCGCGCTCGTCCACCGGGAGGAGGACGACCCGCCGCCGCGTGTTCGGAGCGACGGAAAGAGGCGCCGGCGGAGCATCGCGGAGGCGCTGCTTAACGGCGTTGGGGTTGGCGGCATCGTAAGTTTGGTTTTGTTTCGATctccagagagagagagagagagagagagggagtgaGACTGTAAGAGGCTTGGCTCAACGACAGTGACTGGCCAAGAGAGAGAGATTAGAGCATCTCTAGCTTTTGTTTTTGCTTCCACAGGCTCTTTCTctctataaatttttttttttttttgtatttttgggttttgatttttttattcaaattcatGTTTTTATCGGGCTTACAACCTTCCGGGGCATTTTGGGCCTATATTTGATAATTCAATATCCATATAATTCGAGagaaaaacaatttttaaacatATGTTTTTATCTGTTTGattgtgttttcaattttttggttttCAAAACTGTTcagtaaaataatttttaaaaaccgtTTTTTAGaacaatataagaaaaaaacttgtttggtaattagattttgaaaacagttttggaaattaaaaaacaaaaaaacttgtttgacaAATTTGTTTTTTGAGAAACAAAAGAATAGAAAACTCGTTTGGTTGCATCCTTGTGAAAAAAACTATTGATACGAATACATGGAACAAAACTATTTTTATTATAAGATTTATGGTACTTTTCTTTATACATTTTTATTAAACTTTGATTCTAAAAAATATCCGGCTATTGATAAACTAGTCATTTTGTCGTGCATACATCATATTTGCAATTCCCATTGCTCCTTCATTGAATAACATTGATAAGTTGTCATTGTTGGAGTTTGTTTTCTCTATGCCAGAACCTTCATTCATGACAACAATTTCTACAAGATCCTTTATGAGGCTTGATAGGGTACATAAGATtacactcatgagtctatggCTTGTGAAAAACACATCCAACCAGCAAATCAGCTTCCATGAGTTGTACAGACCCAAAGGCCAAAGGAAAAAACAAGGAAAACAGAACAGTGAGGAACGAGagtcaaaaagcaaaaatcctaAGCACAAAAAGTGCAACTAACTAGATAATAGATCAGACATGAAATACTATCCAGCAAGGAGCATAGCCTCAAAATGATTAAAGTCTTTGACCCTTTCTGTCCACCTCTATCAGGCCAATGAAGATCAATACCAGCAAAGCATCCCACAACAGTATCAACATTCCAGAACAGAATAAGCGAGTGTCCACCTACAAGGCAAATCAGCTTCCATGACTACCTTCATAACTTCAATGGCATTATCCACTTGGCATGTGTTTCCCTTGAAAGTAGGGACCCCTTGTTCTTAAAATTGTCCATACAGTCTACGAATGTTTGGCTCCACTGTTCTCTTAGGTAGTCATCTGCATAACAACACCATTAGTTAGTActgttgtaataattactcaaggagtaataattacatagtgttccaaaatgacaaatgtgttgcattgaatggatttgaatgaagtcccacatagaaagtggagcaacttttcaaagcatttatatatcattaaatgccaaccattcaacaaagagacaaagagaGGATATAGTGTCACATGCgcatggtttggtggtcccaaaCTTGTATGTCACATGTTCCACTCACACCACCCCTCGCCGGTGTCGTCGCCACCGGCGTGGGCGTGGGCGTAGAGATACTAGTGGCAGCTTGTAGGCGGCACTTGAGCACTTTGGCACGTCGCAACGACGGCAACGATAATGCAGTTGCCGTAACGTCTGTTTGTTTTGTtcgttttgaatttgaattttgcaaCTATTGGTAACAGACACATCTGTTGGTAACAGATACAATttatgaagggtcgcaaccttataTATTGTTATGTTTTTGCCCTATAAATACAGTGCATGTTCAAAATTCACAATTCACAATCATATCCTCTGTTTTTTCAGAAAACTACTTCCCTtcatttcgagttttcattagtcttgtgcaaactcgaatcaaggctgattatcctgggtattcttgcatccaaactctaagacgaaattcagagagtgcttgaaatactttaaggaaagtgatttccaTCACAATCAAGCCTGTTCATTTTTCTAACAAGTACTCActaatgtaacgccccaatttttCAACtaaggagtcacattagttacctaacaaaatctaaggactatttcgtaatcctaagaaaatacgataatttttttccttttcaaagcaactaaacacagtttaatacataacatggtcttaattaaacaactcgttcccgacatataataatagtttcttacaatatcataagcaagtttccaaaataagtacgctcacttagacaagtggcgaagataaggtttaaacaacagagttttcagatggagaaggaaactcagacatagtcctccaaaaagggagaagcaactgcttcatcctcctttactcgaccgcccacggtcacgatctccaactcgaacagctaagcttcagcggaaggctctccatcgcctaatagcgttaagcgcccaaacaacaaataacaaatagaaagggttaactccatgcaattaccatgtataaaagagaaaatcatgctattcaaatttaattacctagcatggtaaataaactagcaacataactcaactcatatatcaacaacttaacatagattaactcagataataataacctcaacaatgtaacatcaaatcagatatcaataaaccaataactaaaatccaacaacatagggttaggttttagttccctataatgcaactatatgcttctaccaaaatggatcgatcagcaacgtctctcaagacgggacgatcacgtgggataatcaccaccacaccgccacttaacgccactacggacgggacaatcacgtgggacaaccaccaccacactgccactttaggacatctcgaaagatgggacgatcacgtgggacaatcaccaccacaccgccacttcataacgccttaaaagacgggacaattacgtgggacaatcaccaccacattgtcacttcaagaccaagccctatatgccgagtcaatcaacaacaatgcccaaaccaaatatttattcggagtaaccacatgttattcctattatcaacgaacataactcaattcaattgcataccaactcagttcaatgacagaaaccagtaaacggccgaagcctctcagaaaacggagacacacgtctcaataagtttactcggccgaagccttcagaaaacatttggcacaagcctcagaaatagtcaatataagcaagcatacaacattgcaagcataataatcataatccaatgccaatcaatataaacatcttcatctcaaacgcaggcagtgcgataaaagaatgcaagactcaaagacgctctaaaactgagttacccttaccttcgtgagtagaagttgtgcatagaagttgtgaacctagaacaaggaaacacaatcatcaacacaagcctcactatgagcaacacgatctattattactaatcgaaatcgtaaggAAAGCTTTAAAGATTCAGAGTTCCTATAtaagcacaaattgacaacggagacttcgttcgctaaaacgggcataactcgagctacagaactcggaatgacacgaaaccggagccaaaatttcaacaatcgaaagagctacgctatagctcaggtcatagagacccaaaaattatttttggacacggtaccctaacaaacaggtttcggccactctcaaaaatagggtttccgaactttttcttcgatctaaatcaattcataggtattcttaggcgatatctaggccagggaaactctcaggaaaaatatcgggtcgaaaactgtcgcaggggtattttggtcaatatttttagctcggaaactcaaaatcagaatttcgaaaaacaaattagatggggtcgacaccaacgacgattatgacgactaatcctactaacgctaagctcagtcgagagttttaagcccaaaggacggaactttagccaaaaatgggtttttcaagcagaattgaaactcggcggcctttcggcgacattcggcaaaatgtaatccgctaaacatgctcatgggcacgcagggaagaagtttagacagagaaatcaagttatttggacagttttacaaaaagctcaaaactttgagcacagaaaaacatagagaaaagcgacagaatttacgatcagaggtaaggaaaagcatcagtacctcgaggcctacgcgtagcaacgaactgtgggacgatcaggcaagaatcggcgaaaatctcttcctcctgtaagatcaagatttggtcatgtggtacaactctatgttttgatgataacaagtatttatttgtggatgaacaactatgatactctaatgtttgtcttgagtgttttgacaaacaggttctgattctgacaccagaagatatattcgtcagaaggatcagaggatctgaagatcagaggatctgaagatcagaagatcagaggatctgaggatcagaagatctgaggatcagaggatctgatgatcagaggatcagaagatcagaagatcagaagatcagaagatctgaggatcagaagctctgaaggaccagaggctctgaaggtccagaagctctgaaggttcagaagcagaagtaacgaaggtcagaggatccaagcttccctctgactctgatcaccaagcttcacaagttccaacacgaagcattcctctgatcagaagtcattggttaaaggcaaatgtctctatcaagaagtacaagagcagtgtactattctgaaaagcctacctaccaaggttcagccacagcaggttctggaagttccagaaatgccctccaacggtcatattctctcaacagaaatatcctttgcaccttggactataaaaggctgaagaaaagaagaaagcagtgtgagagaaatcaagagctgcaatacaagaaaagattcaagcctctactttcttcatctattcttatttggtttacactcagcttatttagaagcaaacctttgtaaacaccaacctcaaacagttgtttgattttccttaagggaccgggtaggtcagtatccttaagaagactaagagagtgaatcttagtggtgattcctttaggagatcaaggttgatcggatcctagagaagactaagagagtgaatcttagtgatagctaagtcagtgtattgttagtcacttgtaggtttcaagtgcagttgtaacaattatctgattagtggattgccttca is a window of Lotus japonicus ecotype B-129 chromosome 5, LjGifu_v1.2 DNA encoding:
- the LOC130720651 gene encoding uncharacterized protein LOC130720651 yields the protein MPPTPTPLSSASAMLRRRLFPSLRTRGGGSSSSRWTSAGHEEHPKGLPFNRTPPPPGESRKWEDWELPCYITSFLTIVILGVGLNAKPDLTIETWAHEKALERLRMESSLAANSDSAESS